A genomic segment from Brachionichthys hirsutus isolate HB-005 unplaced genomic scaffold, CSIRO-AGI_Bhir_v1 contig_851, whole genome shotgun sequence encodes:
- the LOC137912941 gene encoding AN1-type zinc finger protein 2A-like — MEFPDLGEHCSEKTCKRLDFLPMKCDACQEIFCKDHITYATHKCMSSYKKDIQVPVCPLCNIPIPIKRGEMPDIKVGEHIDRDCKSDPAQRKRKIFTNKCSKGGCKQKEMMRVTCDQCHLNYCLKHRHPLDHDCTTDGKPLSKSGHAAVTRAHAASSNADSSSSSSASGNSRPASNGMSAIYRGSNGSAAQQMPTYVSAQNVMPPSASFQAGMTEEQALQRALEMSLAESRETVQPTPSPQEQEDLALAQALAASEEDYRRQQQRQQARESKQSNCSVC, encoded by the exons ATGGAGTTTCCAGATTTGGGAGAGCACTGCTCAGAGAAGACCTGCAAGCGTTTAG ATTTTCTTCCGATGAAATGTGATGCCTGTCAAGAGATTTTCTGCAAGGACCACATAACTTATGCAACTCACAAATGCATGTCGTCGTACAAAAAG GATATCCAGGTCCCAGTATGTCCGCTGTGCAACATCCCCATCCCTataaagagaggagagatgcCGGACATTAAAGTCGGAGAACACATCGATCGAGATTGCAAATCAGACCCCgcgcagagaaagagaaag aTTTTCACAAATAAATGCTCAAAGGGAGGTTGTAAGCAGAAGGAAATGATGCGTGTGACCTGCGATCAGTGTCATTTAAATTACTGTCTTAAGCACCGGCACCCTTTAGACCACGATTGTACGACTGATGGGAAACCTCTGTCCAAATCGGG GCACGCAGCTGTGACGAGAGCCCACGCTGCTTCCTCCAACGCTGACTCCAGCTCTAGCTCATCTGCTTCGGGAAACTCGCGGCCGGCTTCTAACGGGATGAGTGCAATTTACAGAGGCAGTAACGGCAG CGCCGCTCAGCAGATGCCTACTTACGTTTCAGCACAGAATGTAATGCCACCATCGGCATCATTTCAAGCCGGCATG ACCGAGGAGCAGGCCTTGCAAAGGGCTCTGGAGATGTCTCTGGCCGAGTCGAGGGAGACAGTCCAGCCGACTCCGAG CCCTCAGGAACAGGAGGACCTGGCTCTGGCTCAGGCTCTCGCTGCCAGCGAAGAAGACTACaggcggcagcagcagagacaacag GCGAGGGAGTCCAAACAGTCCAACTGCAGCGTCTGTTAA